Proteins from a genomic interval of Sphingobacterium sp. SYP-B4668:
- a CDS encoding endonuclease MutS2, translating to MMIYPESFEHKINFNTVRDLIFENCLGKLGQEQVAAIYFSSDYKMITKWLQQTAEFLQILQNKVDFPTPYCSDMRTTLTQIANDDIAWLAEKEILPLVEALETIGQIVDFFNTTDSVRVKYPELKKLSDSISTFPTIIEKANSILDKSGQIKDNASKLLNEVRKSKIGAAKDITKNMHAAIRNAQAQGLIGQDVQADMRGGYYLIPVTASNKRKIKGIQRDGSGSGKTVYIEPEAVAEASSRLRDLENDERREISRILMEFTNLVRPDLSAIRDLYNFMGTMDFIRAKAMLALRIRACSPILENRPCMEWNQAKHPLLDIALRQQRQEAQPLDIRLTPSNRILIISGVNAGGKSLCLKTAALLQYMLQCGLLIPVDSHSKAGVFDHIFMDIGDGQNMENSLSTYTAHLTNMKYFIEHCNSRTLLLIDEFGGGTEPQIGGAIAETLLAEFNKKQSFGLITTHFENLKHFAYRTAGVINGAMLYDSENMIPLYKLSIGHPGSSLAIEVARRIGLPERLISNASKKIGEEFVNMDSLPQSIVRDKLYWESQRKEIDTNTASCQAEVRRKAVDDIERVEQVKNISLEHVTKMGDKVQVYGQTAVGTVVEIQGKYAILSFGIMKSKVSIDRLIRVP from the coding sequence ATGATGATTTATCCAGAAAGCTTTGAACATAAAATAAATTTTAATACTGTCCGCGACCTCATTTTTGAAAATTGCTTAGGTAAGCTAGGACAAGAACAAGTAGCAGCCATATATTTCTCCTCCGATTACAAGATGATAACGAAATGGCTACAACAAACGGCAGAATTCCTCCAAATCTTACAGAATAAAGTGGATTTTCCGACACCCTATTGCTCAGATATGCGAACCACATTGACGCAAATAGCAAATGACGATATCGCTTGGTTGGCTGAAAAAGAAATCTTACCCTTGGTGGAAGCATTAGAGACCATTGGGCAGATAGTCGATTTTTTCAACACGACCGATTCAGTGCGGGTCAAATATCCAGAACTCAAAAAACTAAGCGATTCGATTAGCACATTTCCGACTATCATTGAAAAGGCAAATTCGATCTTGGATAAGTCCGGTCAAATCAAGGACAATGCCTCAAAACTATTGAACGAGGTCCGTAAAAGCAAAATAGGCGCTGCCAAAGATATTACGAAAAACATGCATGCCGCAATTCGCAATGCGCAGGCTCAAGGATTAATCGGGCAAGATGTACAGGCCGATATGCGTGGGGGATACTACCTGATACCGGTAACGGCTTCGAACAAACGAAAAATAAAAGGAATCCAAAGAGATGGATCTGGCAGTGGCAAAACCGTATATATTGAACCCGAAGCAGTGGCAGAGGCTTCCAGTCGCTTACGCGACCTGGAGAATGATGAAAGAAGAGAAATCTCAAGAATTCTAATGGAGTTTACAAATCTTGTGCGGCCCGACCTATCAGCAATACGCGATCTATATAATTTCATGGGAACCATGGATTTTATTCGTGCCAAAGCCATGCTCGCCTTACGTATACGAGCATGCAGCCCTATACTGGAAAACAGACCGTGTATGGAATGGAATCAGGCCAAACATCCCTTGCTAGACATCGCGCTACGTCAGCAACGACAGGAGGCACAACCTTTGGATATCCGATTGACGCCCAGTAATAGAATTTTAATCATATCAGGTGTAAATGCGGGAGGAAAATCATTGTGCCTAAAGACAGCAGCTTTACTGCAATACATGCTCCAATGCGGTCTTTTGATCCCAGTTGACAGCCATTCAAAAGCTGGCGTATTTGATCATATTTTTATGGATATAGGGGATGGACAAAATATGGAAAATAGCCTCAGTACGTATACAGCCCACCTAACCAACATGAAGTACTTTATCGAACACTGCAATAGCAGGACTTTGCTGTTGATAGATGAATTTGGCGGCGGCACGGAGCCTCAAATCGGGGGAGCCATTGCAGAGACATTGCTAGCTGAATTTAATAAAAAACAAAGCTTCGGACTGATTACGACTCACTTTGAGAACCTCAAACACTTTGCATACCGCACAGCAGGAGTTATCAACGGAGCGATGTTATATGATTCCGAAAATATGATTCCGTTATATAAGCTTTCGATAGGACACCCAGGCAGTTCGTTGGCGATTGAGGTAGCCCGACGTATAGGACTCCCTGAACGTCTTATCTCGAATGCATCAAAAAAAATAGGCGAAGAATTCGTGAACATGGATAGCTTGCCGCAGTCGATAGTTCGAGACAAACTATATTGGGAATCACAAAGGAAAGAAATAGATACCAACACCGCATCTTGTCAAGCAGAAGTACGAAGAAAAGCCGTCGATGACATTGAACGTGTCGAACAAGTGAAAAATATATCACTTGAACATGTTACGAAAATGGGAGACAAAGTACAAGTATACGGACAGACTGCCGTGGGAACCGTCGTGGAAATCCAGGGAAAGTATGCCATTCTATCATTTGGCATAATGAAAAGCAAGGTATCGATAGACCGATTGATCCGAGTGCCTTAA
- a CDS encoding choice-of-anchor Q domain-containing protein — MRKVQFFLLFLLAGATACEQTMLSSANLLTARLATQNYYVANSGNDSNTGDISSPLKSIAYALSLAQPGDSVIVRTGIYFEKLVFPRSGSSGAYITLTSYPGENALISGNGLPSSGHDALVKITSMDWIKINGMEIAHYSTSDGGKMLDGLLVNGTSSNIEITNNHVHHIHNNASPSVGREAHGIHIKGTGSTAMTNILVEGNSIHDNRTGTSENLTINGYVDQFVIRNNEIYNGENIAICIAGGYGANGLPAVDYARNGQVIGNKIWNIDGRTGQVPVLLQAAGTIGIYIDGARHIVVDRNRIWDSDRGIGLVSENDGFPTEFCVVRNNVVHNNRAEGIYLGGYANYTTGGTKSCLVLNNTLYYNAGELGYYGEYVGEIRLNSNCHYNEIHNNILVSRPTMGTFIRKHDSTGSFNGIDFNLYFSSGSTNRWYWNGSALNSFSAWKGGSGGDSNGIYGNPLFANVAASPPDFSLQALSPAINVGNNAHGTSAGTLDFLGNPRYHAVIDIGAIEYQ, encoded by the coding sequence ATGAGAAAAGTACAATTCTTTTTACTGTTTTTATTGGCAGGAGCTACTGCTTGTGAACAGACGATGTTGTCCTCTGCAAATCTGTTGACAGCACGATTAGCGACTCAAAACTATTATGTGGCCAATAGCGGCAACGATAGTAACACGGGTGACATATCATCGCCATTAAAGAGCATCGCATATGCGCTCTCACTTGCACAGCCTGGCGATTCGGTCATTGTCCGGACAGGTATATATTTCGAAAAATTAGTGTTCCCCCGATCAGGTAGTTCTGGAGCCTATATCACATTGACATCCTATCCCGGAGAAAATGCCCTGATCAGTGGCAATGGACTGCCCTCATCAGGGCACGATGCATTGGTTAAGATTACTTCAATGGATTGGATCAAGATTAATGGGATGGAAATCGCGCATTACAGCACTTCAGATGGAGGCAAGATGCTTGATGGATTGTTGGTGAATGGTACCTCTTCCAATATTGAGATTACCAACAATCATGTACATCATATCCATAATAACGCTTCTCCTTCTGTTGGCCGCGAGGCACACGGTATACATATCAAAGGTACCGGGAGTACGGCTATGACCAATATTTTGGTAGAAGGCAATAGTATACATGATAATCGTACCGGCACAAGCGAAAATTTGACTATAAATGGCTATGTAGATCAATTTGTCATTCGAAATAATGAAATCTACAATGGAGAGAATATTGCCATTTGTATAGCGGGCGGATATGGTGCCAATGGTCTGCCAGCTGTAGACTATGCCCGCAATGGACAAGTTATCGGTAACAAGATTTGGAATATTGATGGTCGCACTGGGCAAGTCCCCGTATTGCTCCAGGCTGCTGGTACCATCGGTATTTATATAGATGGCGCCCGACATATCGTCGTCGATCGAAACCGGATCTGGGATAGTGACCGCGGGATAGGACTTGTTAGTGAAAATGATGGATTCCCGACCGAATTCTGTGTCGTTAGAAACAATGTAGTCCACAACAATAGAGCTGAAGGAATTTATCTAGGTGGTTACGCCAATTATACCACTGGAGGTACCAAAAGTTGTCTGGTACTAAATAATACCTTGTACTACAACGCCGGAGAATTAGGGTATTACGGTGAATACGTGGGGGAGATTCGCCTGAATTCCAATTGCCATTACAACGAGATCCATAATAACATTCTTGTCAGTCGACCTACTATGGGTACGTTTATCCGCAAGCATGATAGCACGGGGTCATTTAATGGTATTGATTTCAATCTATATTTCAGCAGCGGCAGTACCAATAGGTGGTACTGGAACGGGTCTGCACTCAATTCCTTTAGTGCTTGGAAGGGAGGGAGTGGTGGAGATAGCAACGGCATCTACGGCAATCCTCTTTTTGCCAATGTGGCTGCTAGTCCTCCAGACTTTAGTCTACAAGCTCTATCGCCAGCCATCAATGTTGGCAATAATGCACACGGCACTTCAGCTGGCACCTTAGATTTTCTTGGAAATCCGAGATACCATGCTGTTATCGATATCGGTGCTATAGAATATCAATAG
- a CDS encoding DUF4091 domain-containing protein has product MKSQHKPTPVLIGRRKFIKSSSILGYGLVVFGVGNCSCKKTHPDEAAPNRITKYTISALDSSIKVLPSDIVKESRRIELAAAANETESFQIVLRSEADLGQVDVRISELTNGVHTIRDLVWYQVGYVYVSTFDGHPATEDIKGLLPGWYPDPLLENERPTLVKGWSNTLWVNCPIPTGTPPGLYAGKVSLTIGGQLETIDMQLTVFDFTLPRKSTLPTLFSLSLEYLNKVYPTFTPAIREKWFDFLMAQRISPTDMYIDLEGADAKLKIEPNEYHRYLDRMNGFVVYPITATWSDRDASADELIARFEKNRPYIDALVSSGCVSQGNGVFYGFDENDASHFETMKKVHRHIKSIYPQIPIATTSMHITSVEQLQELQIDILVLHITDDIYNSAFADQVRAVGKKVWGYISLQPYHPMPNWRIENPYLDARVLLSAMAYHERFDGFLYWGVNQYNKIDWKYPATIDKNTPAKLEVSITTPTDEYKWLHGDGLLLYPGSSGPLSSIRMEQIRKGLEEYEYYQLLEERFGKEEAANWAGKVAPSMKVFSDDAHLYLTHKLEMAARIMGR; this is encoded by the coding sequence ATGAAGTCACAGCACAAACCTACACCGGTCCTTATCGGTCGACGAAAATTTATAAAAAGCAGCTCCATATTAGGCTATGGGCTAGTCGTATTTGGGGTTGGCAATTGCAGTTGCAAAAAGACTCACCCAGATGAGGCTGCCCCAAATCGTATCACAAAATATACAATTTCTGCTTTAGATAGTTCAATAAAGGTATTGCCGTCAGACATTGTTAAAGAGAGTAGACGTATTGAACTTGCTGCGGCGGCCAATGAAACCGAAAGTTTTCAAATCGTCCTTCGTTCAGAAGCCGATTTAGGGCAGGTAGATGTTCGTATTAGCGAGTTGACCAATGGAGTACATACTATCCGTGACCTAGTTTGGTATCAGGTAGGATACGTATACGTTTCGACATTTGATGGACATCCCGCCACTGAGGATATCAAGGGGTTGCTCCCGGGCTGGTATCCAGATCCTTTGTTAGAAAATGAACGTCCTACACTTGTCAAAGGTTGGTCCAATACATTATGGGTCAATTGTCCAATACCCACTGGCACACCACCAGGACTGTACGCTGGTAAGGTAAGCCTAACTATTGGAGGCCAATTGGAAACTATTGATATGCAGTTGACCGTATTCGATTTTACCTTACCCCGTAAGAGCACATTGCCCACTTTGTTCTCCCTATCGTTGGAATATTTGAATAAAGTGTATCCTACTTTTACACCTGCTATTCGGGAAAAATGGTTTGACTTCTTAATGGCTCAACGGATAAGTCCGACGGATATGTATATTGATTTGGAAGGCGCTGATGCGAAGTTGAAAATCGAGCCAAATGAATATCACCGTTATCTCGACCGTATGAATGGCTTTGTCGTGTATCCGATAACCGCGACTTGGAGTGATCGCGATGCTTCTGCGGACGAATTGATAGCTCGATTTGAAAAAAATAGACCCTACATCGATGCCCTCGTCAGTAGCGGCTGTGTGTCACAGGGAAATGGTGTGTTTTATGGGTTCGATGAGAATGATGCAAGTCATTTCGAAACGATGAAAAAAGTACATCGGCATATTAAATCCATTTATCCCCAGATTCCAATTGCGACCACTTCGATGCATATTACGAGTGTCGAACAACTCCAAGAGTTACAAATCGATATCCTGGTGCTGCATATCACGGATGACATTTATAACTCAGCTTTTGCTGATCAGGTGCGAGCTGTAGGCAAAAAGGTATGGGGGTACATTTCCTTGCAGCCTTACCATCCGATGCCTAATTGGCGTATTGAAAATCCATATTTAGATGCTAGGGTACTGTTAAGTGCGATGGCTTACCATGAACGGTTTGATGGATTTTTATATTGGGGCGTAAATCAATACAATAAGATTGATTGGAAATACCCTGCGACCATTGATAAGAATACGCCTGCGAAGCTTGAAGTATCGATTACTACCCCCACGGATGAATACAAGTGGCTGCATGGCGATGGATTGCTTTTATATCCAGGTAGCTCCGGTCCTTTGAGTAGTATTCGTATGGAGCAGATTCGAAAGGGTTTGGAAGAGTACGAATACTACCAGCTCTTGGAGGAGCGTTTTGGAAAAGAGGAGGCGGCCAATTGGGCGGGCAAAGTAGCCCCATCGATGAAGGTATTTAGCGACGACGCCCATCTTTATTTAACGCACAAGCTGGAGATGGCTGCTCGTATCATGGGACGATAA
- a CDS encoding IPT/TIG domain-containing protein: MNKIALYIFFLLLLQIVGCKDKESLGHDGTKPIVIEKFLPLEGEGGTEMMIFGHNFSLDTNQVTVYINGVKARITGINTERILLIVPQDAGTGLVEVQIGDNQVKSSVPFKFPPVYRWRMETLAGSGVAGYADGMGKSAQFNFARAPGLTVDVDGNVYVADAGNHRIRKISPDGTVETIAGNGVAGYLDGPALQARFDTPFDVAVDKDRNLYVADTWNAKLRKISPDGQVSTVTGVGDIVNIAIDPRNNKIYVSSLTNGTVYEVDNGGSLRAVVSGMDWISGITINQQGMLYVVETGKSVVHQVDLKGFSGEPLQATVVAGTHGVAGYLDGLGLSAKFDRPWGIACNTTTGELYLAGDSGPYGGPWYGDGGNNTNQCIRLIKPTKWAVTTFFGGTERGFVDGLEDQARLNNPTGVAVGPNGDVYVVDANNHSIRRIIKEEVL; the protein is encoded by the coding sequence ATGAACAAAATTGCACTATATATTTTCTTCCTTCTTCTATTGCAGATTGTAGGATGCAAAGATAAAGAGAGTTTAGGACACGATGGCACCAAGCCCATCGTGATTGAAAAATTTCTTCCCCTAGAGGGCGAAGGAGGTACCGAAATGATGATTTTTGGACACAACTTTTCGTTAGATACCAATCAAGTAACCGTATACATCAATGGAGTCAAAGCGCGAATTACGGGTATCAATACCGAACGTATCCTGTTGATTGTTCCCCAAGACGCAGGTACGGGGCTTGTCGAGGTCCAGATTGGAGACAATCAAGTCAAAAGCTCCGTCCCCTTCAAATTTCCACCCGTATACCGCTGGCGTATGGAGACATTGGCCGGAAGTGGTGTCGCCGGATATGCTGACGGCATGGGTAAATCCGCCCAATTTAATTTTGCTAGGGCACCAGGTCTGACCGTTGATGTTGATGGAAATGTATATGTCGCAGATGCGGGCAATCATCGGATTCGCAAAATCAGTCCGGATGGTACGGTTGAGACCATTGCCGGAAATGGGGTTGCAGGTTATCTCGACGGTCCTGCTTTACAAGCACGATTCGATACCCCATTTGATGTAGCTGTTGACAAGGATCGTAATCTATATGTAGCAGATACTTGGAACGCCAAGTTAAGAAAAATAAGTCCTGACGGGCAGGTCTCTACTGTGACAGGTGTAGGTGATATTGTCAATATTGCCATAGATCCGCGCAACAACAAGATATACGTATCCTCATTGACCAATGGCACCGTATATGAAGTAGATAATGGCGGTTCCCTCAGAGCTGTGGTCTCCGGAATGGATTGGATTAGTGGCATCACTATCAATCAACAAGGAATGTTGTATGTTGTTGAAACTGGGAAATCCGTTGTCCATCAAGTCGATCTCAAGGGATTTAGCGGCGAGCCACTACAAGCTACCGTCGTAGCGGGGACACATGGCGTTGCAGGGTATCTCGATGGACTTGGTTTATCGGCCAAATTTGATCGCCCTTGGGGTATTGCTTGCAATACCACGACTGGCGAACTCTATCTCGCGGGTGATTCCGGGCCTTATGGAGGCCCATGGTATGGTGATGGTGGTAATAATACCAACCAATGTATACGCTTGATAAAGCCTACCAAATGGGCGGTGACTACTTTTTTCGGTGGCACCGAGAGAGGGTTTGTTGACGGCCTAGAAGACCAAGCAAGGTTAAATAATCCCACGGGAGTTGCTGTAGGCCCCAATGGGGATGTGTACGTTGTCGATGCTAATAACCACAGTATCCGTCGCATTATCAAGGAGGAGGTGCTATGA
- a CDS encoding RagB/SusD family nutrient uptake outer membrane protein, which translates to MISSINKNLITAIALSISTLFSCSKLDSYLDKAESGGMLEEEVFGNYRQTERFLAQVYGSGLKIDWVGSGLWSFSYDGATDNGYCAYRYWPSPKFMYDGNLTPSNNPIDQWADLYAAIRRVNLFIEKIDGLPVSAKNQEEEIGKARMKGEAFFLRAWFYSELFKRYGGVPLIDRVLQVSDDLNIPRADAAAIVGFIVEDCDKAASLLPTDYTTKDLGRATKGAALALKSRMLLYAASPLHNPSNNIELWERAAKAAQDVISLGVYSLHGSFKDVLHTRNSAENIFQYTANYEDQLRNNLMPSQGGFAIVHPSQELVDAFEMKDGKKYSESPLYDADNPYENRDPRFQMTIVHNNMPWRGLPIETFEGGLDGINGSGDNYTRTGYYLAKTLDVNGSITPIWRPGSHFFVFIRYAEILLNYAEAKNEALSAPDQSVYQAVDQVRARVSMPALPAGLTKVQMRERIQNERRIELAFESHRFWDLRRWRIGEQILKEVHGMKITKSGSDWKYLPFKIESRFYKNTYDLFPIPQSEINRNSALTQNPGYN; encoded by the coding sequence ATGATTAGTTCAATTAATAAAAACCTTATAACCGCAATTGCTTTATCGATATCCACCTTGTTCAGTTGCAGCAAACTGGATTCATACCTTGATAAAGCAGAATCTGGAGGCATGTTAGAGGAGGAAGTCTTTGGCAATTATCGTCAGACAGAGCGCTTTTTAGCACAAGTCTATGGGAGCGGGTTGAAAATCGATTGGGTGGGCAGCGGACTTTGGTCTTTTTCCTATGACGGTGCGACCGACAATGGCTATTGTGCATACCGCTACTGGCCAAGCCCCAAGTTTATGTATGATGGCAATTTGACTCCATCTAATAATCCCATAGACCAATGGGCCGATTTGTATGCGGCCATCCGCAGGGTCAACCTCTTTATCGAAAAGATTGATGGTCTTCCGGTTTCTGCGAAGAATCAAGAAGAAGAGATTGGCAAAGCACGTATGAAAGGAGAAGCCTTTTTTCTCAGAGCTTGGTTTTATTCCGAATTGTTCAAAAGATATGGTGGTGTACCATTGATCGATCGTGTCTTGCAAGTCAGTGACGATCTGAATATTCCACGGGCCGATGCAGCAGCAATCGTTGGTTTTATAGTAGAGGATTGTGACAAAGCTGCATCCCTGCTACCTACAGACTACACCACTAAAGATTTGGGGAGGGCCACCAAAGGTGCAGCGTTGGCGTTGAAATCGCGCATGTTGTTGTATGCCGCCAGTCCCTTGCACAACCCTTCCAATAACATAGAGCTCTGGGAGCGGGCAGCAAAAGCAGCCCAAGACGTCATCTCTTTGGGGGTATACAGCCTACATGGCTCCTTTAAAGACGTGCTCCATACGCGCAATTCCGCAGAAAATATTTTTCAATATACGGCCAATTATGAAGATCAGCTTCGTAACAACTTGATGCCTAGCCAAGGTGGTTTTGCCATTGTTCACCCCAGTCAAGAATTGGTTGATGCCTTTGAAATGAAAGATGGGAAAAAATATAGCGAATCACCCTTATATGATGCTGACAATCCCTATGAGAATCGAGACCCACGATTTCAGATGACTATTGTTCACAACAATATGCCTTGGCGTGGGTTGCCTATTGAAACATTCGAAGGCGGTTTGGACGGTATCAACGGGAGTGGGGATAATTATACACGTACAGGATATTACCTAGCCAAGACATTGGATGTAAATGGAAGTATCACCCCTATTTGGCGACCTGGAAGTCACTTTTTTGTCTTTATTCGATATGCCGAAATCTTGCTTAATTATGCCGAGGCAAAAAACGAAGCACTTTCTGCTCCAGATCAATCCGTCTATCAAGCTGTAGACCAAGTACGAGCGCGAGTTTCTATGCCCGCTTTGCCTGCAGGATTGACCAAAGTCCAGATGCGTGAACGCATTCAAAACGAACGGAGGATAGAACTTGCATTTGAATCCCATCGATTTTGGGATCTCAGGAGATGGCGTATTGGAGAGCAAATATTGAAAGAGGTCCACGGTATGAAAATTACCAAAAGTGGTTCGGACTGGAAATATCTACCCTTCAAGATAGAGAGTCGATTTTATAAGAATACCTATGATTTATTCCCCATTCCTCAATCTGAGATCAATCGGAATAGTGCTTTGACACAAAATCCCGGGTATAATTAG